The Sesamum indicum cultivar Zhongzhi No. 13 linkage group LG6, S_indicum_v1.0, whole genome shotgun sequence genome has a segment encoding these proteins:
- the LOC105163049 gene encoding bromodomain and WD repeat-containing protein 3 isoform X2 has protein sequence MTSLFEFGDCQMGTLFQFFVDIAELLLPLPLIPGSSDDGTCRIWDARHSQCRPRVYLPKPTEAATGMSSALPSASASSSAASPCHQILCCAFNANGTVFVTGSSDTFARVWSACKPSIEDPDQPSHEIDILAGHENDVNYVQFSGCAVASRSSPSDSFIEDSIPKFKNSWFNHDNIVTCSRDGSAIIWVPRSRRYHGKVGRWVRAYHLKVPPPPMPPQPPRGGPRQRFLPTPRGVNMIIWSLDNRFVLAAIMDNRICVWNANDGSLVHSLAGHTASTYVLDVHPFNPRIAMSAGYDGKTILWDIWEGIPIRVYDIGGRFKLVDGKFSQDGTSIVLSDDVGQIYLLNTGEGESQKDAKYDQFFLGDYRPLTQDTHGNVVDQETQLPPYRRNMQDPLCDSSMLPYPEPYQSMYQRRRLGALGIEWRPSSIKFAIGTDIGMGPEFHILPLADLDVVLEPLPDYVDAMYWEPENDGMNDDNDSEYNITEEYFSDEQTCPSDSKLSDSDCSEEKVRRNQKDNMRRSKRKKALLEVELMTSSGRRVKKRISDEQEGTSSRSKRYKKSKSGQKNSRRKSTKSKSLRPQRVAARNAIHNFSQIEASADEEDEDCSVGDLSDSESSMEGLAIQRRQRGDNLLNEQNICSTSERVSSDGSEDVVKPLKHPDSLVSVGSKKKLVVRFSLHRRTTPALSENNVGKLKSQGSVASSTLSGCEEKPEEDRVNPRSGDLGSSSAGVVDKEDYGIQLRDVEERTEVGNELGTSTSGRDANVSWGKFKIRMSNGTQLGDLVPMNVNAVRPNGCSLIEGEDKPSLSVLTPHPQLNHDSFNKQTFGIGEKDLPGSDLHGSNSLTVDTKHSLVPENNLRKKLTVKIKSKKFPGDSPSYLQGKTKSDATSGAAGESTSKRPSTVEEKPVFGVPMAGNAPDEPNCMPQFHVNGDEVYESDPNVSFHDQETGAESPDMATDSARRARSFRLKATSRDTSRSNRNLETGAEYLQPGTSRSAEKSSKKAIDHFPAEGSRHAGRSRSSRNKRENYYRGDKSSLIEKNMHRMPKKTNWLLLSEQEDGYRYIPQLGDEVVYLQQGHQDYLELSKTSQPGPWLRYGDKIGAVEVCLVEDLKYTTHSGSGESCCDIKLRFIDTSSRVVGQKFQLMLPELDDFPDFIVERTRYEAAMERSWTSRDKCLVWWRDESDQGGAWWEGRITAIKDKSSGFPGSPWERYLVKYKNDNTDFRRHSPWELHDPDMSWEQPNIDDERKEEILSSLTELMQKASKDKDRHGIIKLNEVAQKLDFMNRFPVPLSPDIIKSRVENNYYRSLKAMNHDIEVMLSNAESYFQKNTELLRKMKRLSSWFTQNILDL, from the exons ATGACTTCACTATTCGAGTT TGGCGACTGCCAGATGGGTACCCTATTTCAGTTCTTCGTGGACATAGCGGAGCTGTTACTGCCATTGCCTTTAATCCCAGG GTCGTCTGATGATGGAACGTGTCGGATTTGGGATGCTAGACACTCCCAGTGCCGTCCTCGTGTTTACCTCCCAAAGCCCACAGAGGCCGCTACTG GAATGAGCAGTGCTTTGCCTTCAGCTAGTGCATCATCAAGTGCTGCTTCACCATGCCACCAAATATTGTGTTGTGCATTCAATGCTAATGGAACTGTCTTTGTTACTGGGAGCTCTGATACTTTTGCAAGG GTTTGGAGTGCTTGTAAACCCAGTATAGAAGATCCTGACCAACCAAGTCATGAAATTGACATACTAGCTGGCCATGAGAATGATGTAAACTACGTTCAGTTCAG TGGCTGTGCTGTGGCTTCGCGATCTTCTCCATCTGATTCCTTTATTGAGGATAGCATTccgaaatttaaaaattcctG GTTTAATCATGACAACATTGTTACCTGTTCACGTGATGGCAGTGCAATTATTTGGGTACCTAGATCAAGGAGATATCAT GGTAAGGTTGGACGCTGGGTTCGGGCGTATCATCTTAAAGTTCCTCCTCCACCTATGCCGCCTCAACCCCCTAGAGGAGGTCCACGCCAGAGATTTCTTCCAACTCCTCGTGGTGTTAATATGATCATATGGAGCCTGGATAATCGTTTTGTGCTGGCTGCTATCATGG ATAACAGGATATGTGTTTGGAATGCTAATGATGGTAGCTTGGTGCACTCTTTGGCTGGTCATACAGCATCT ACCTATGTTTTGGATGTCCATCCTTTTAACCCAAGAATTGCTATGAGTGCTGGGTATGATGGGAAGACTATATTGTGGGAT ATATGGGAGGGTATTCCTATAAGAGTGTATGACATAGGCGGACGCTTTAAGCTGGTTGATGGGAAGTTTTCACA GGATGGCACATCAATAGTGCTTTCAGATGATGTAGGACAAATATATCTGCTAAACACAGGTGAAGGGGAGTCCCAGAAAGACGCCAAATATGATCAG TTCTTCCTTGGGGATTACCGCCCACTTACCCAGGATACTCATGGCAATGTGGTTGATCAG GAGACACAACTTCCACCATACAGGAGAAATATGCAAGATCCGTTGTGTGATTCAA GCATGCTTCCGTACCCAGAACCTTACCAGAGTATGTATCAGCGACGTCGACTTGGCGCTCTGGGAATTGAGTGGCGTCCTTCATCCATAAAATTTGCTATTGGCACAGATATTGGGATGGGCCCAGAGTTCCACATATTACCTTTGGCAGATTTGGATGTAGTACTTGAGCCACTCCCAGATTATGTGGATGCTATGTACTGGGAACCTGAAAATGATGGCATGAACGATGATAATGACTCAGAGTACAACATTACTGAAGAATATTTTAGTGATGAGCAAACTTGTCCTAGTGACAGCAAATTGAGTGATTCAGATTGTAGTGAAGAAAAGGTCAGACGAAATCAAAAAGATAATATGCGCCGgtcaaaaagaaagaaagcttTGCTAGAA GTTGAGTTGATGACTTCTTCGGGTAGACGTGTTAAGAAGAGAATTTCGGATGAACAAGAGGGGACCTCATCCAGAagtaaaagatataaaaaatcgAAAAGTGGTCAGAAGAACTCTAGAAGGAAGTCTACAAAATCAAAGTCATTGAGACCTCAGAGAGTTGCCGCACGTAATGCAATCCATAACTTTTCGCAGATAGAAGCTTCTGCAGacgaagaagatgaagattgCTCAGTAGGTGACTTGTCAGATAGTGAGTCATCCATGGAAGGTTTAGCCATTCAGAGAAGACAACGTGGTGACAACCTGCTGAATGAGCAAAATATATGTTCAACTTCTGAAAGGGTGTCTTCTGATGGGTCTGAAGATGTAGTCAAACCTCTTAAGCATCCTGATTCCCTGGTCAGTGTTGGAAGCAAGAAGAAATTGGTTGTGAGATTTTCACTTCATCGTCGCACAACACCTGCACTTTCTGAGAACAATGTAGGCAAATTGAAGAGTCAAGGGAGTGTTGCATCTTCAACTTTGAGTGGCTGCGAAGAAAAGCCGGAAGAAGACAGGGTTAATCCTAGATCAGGGGATCTAGGTTCATCTTCTGCAGGTGTGGTTGATAAGGAAGATTATGGAATTCAGCTCAGAGATGTTGAAGAACGAACAGAAGTTGGCAATGAGTTGGGGACATCCACAAGTGGCCGTGATGCCAATGTGAGTTGGGGGAAGTTCAAAATACGCATGTCAAATGGCACACAGTTGGGAGATCTCGTGCCAATGAATGTGAATGCTGTAAGACCTAATGGATGCTCGCTGATAGAAGGTGAAGATAAGCCTTCATTATCTGTCCTAACTCCTCATCCGCAGTTGAACCATGATTCTTTTAACAAGCAAACTTTTGGGATTGGGGAAAAAGACTTACCTGGTTCTGATCTTCATGGATCTAATAGCCTTACTGTTGACACAAAACACTCTCTCGTACCAGAGAACAATTTGAGAAAGAAGTTaactgtaaaaataaaatcaaagaaatttccAGGGGACTCTCCTTCCTATCTTCAAGGCAAGACCAAGTCAGATGCCACCTCAGGTGCTGCAGGTGAGTCAACATCTAAAAGGCCTTCTACTGTTGAGGAAAAACCAGTTTTTGGAGTGCCAATGGCAGGCAATGCTCCAGATGAACCAAATTGTATGCCTCAATTCCATGTCAATGGTGATGAAGTTTATGAAAGTGACCCAAATGTCAGCTTCCATGACCAAGAGACAGGAGCAGAATCACCTGACATGGCCACTGATTCAGCTCGTAGAGCCAGATCCTTTAGGTTGAAGGCTACATCACGGGACACTAGTCGTTCAAACCGTAACTTGGAGACGGGTGCTGAATATCTACAACCAGGTACATCAAGAAGTGCAGAGAAGTCCTCCAAGAAAGCCATTGATCATTTCCCAGCAGAGGGATCCAGACATGCTGGAAGATCTAGGTCTTCTAGGAACAAGAGAGAAAATTACTATAGGGGAGACAAGAGTTCtttgattgaaaaaaacaTGCACCGTAtgccaaaaaaaacaaattggcTATTGTTGTCAGAGCAGGAGGATGGATATCGTTACATCCCTCAGCTAGGAGATGAAGTTGTGTACTTGCAACAG GGCCATCAGGACTACTTAGAGTTGAGTAAGACATCTCAACCTGGTCCTTGGCTAAGGTATGGAGATAAGATTGGAGCTGTTGAAGTTTGTTTGGTTGAAGACCTCAAGTATACCACCCATTCTGGTTCTGGAGAGAGCTGTTGTGACATCAAACTTAGATTCATAGATACTTCTTCTCGTGTAGTCGGCCAAAAGTTTCAACTGATGCTGCCTGAGCTGGATGACTTCCCGGATTTTATTGTTGAAAGAACACGGTACGAAGCAGCTATGGAGAGAAGCTGGACAAGTAGGGATAAATGCCTGGTGTGGTGGAGAGATGAGAGTGATCAAGGTGGTGCTTGGTGGGAGGGCCGCATTACTGCCATCAAAGACAAATCTAGTGGTTTCCCCGGAAGTCCATGGGAAAGATATCTTGTCAAATACAAGAATGACAATACTGATTTCCGTCGTCACTCTCCTTGGGAACTGCATGATCCGGACATGTCATGGGAGCAACCCAACATTGATGATGAAAGGAAAGAGGAGATCCTAAGTTCTTTAACTGAATTGATGCAGAAAGCCAGTAAAGATAAG GATAGGCACGGTATCATAAAACTGAATGAAGTCGCACAGAAACTGGATTTCATGAACAG GTTTCCTGTTCCATTATCTCCGGACATAATCAAGTCAAGGGtagaaaacaattattatagaAGCCTGAAGGCTATGAACCATGACATTGAGGTAATGCTATCAAATGCCGAATCTTACTTTCAGAAAAATACAGAGCTTTTGCGAAAGATGAAGCGCCTGTCAAGCTGGTTCACTCAGAACATTTTAGACTTGTAG
- the LOC105163049 gene encoding bromodomain and WD repeat-containing protein 3 isoform X1 translates to MEFRKYTCFGDAPNVGMGTVNLLNKLHTKAQMEAHEEPADCASMDVDLDIREIYFLIMHFLSAGPCQKTFGQLWVELLEHDLLPRRYHAWYSRSGSVCRDENDDGNSFPLNYDNLAGRYSHIEKDHLVKLLKQLILTTSPPLRCMVGKVAPAAADVPTLLGTGAFSLLSCERNKVNKQARNFPSYLRWPHMQADQVRGLSLREIGGGFSKHHRSPSIRLACYAIAKPSTMVLKMQNMKKLRGHRDAVYCAIFDRSGRYVITGSDDRLVKIWSMETAFCLASCRGHEGDITDLSVSSNNALVASASNDFTIRVWRLPDGYPISVLRGHSGAVTAIAFNPRANAIYHLLSSSDDGTCRIWDARHSQCRPRVYLPKPTEAATGMSSALPSASASSSAASPCHQILCCAFNANGTVFVTGSSDTFARVWSACKPSIEDPDQPSHEIDILAGHENDVNYVQFSGCAVASRSSPSDSFIEDSIPKFKNSWFNHDNIVTCSRDGSAIIWVPRSRRYHGKVGRWVRAYHLKVPPPPMPPQPPRGGPRQRFLPTPRGVNMIIWSLDNRFVLAAIMDNRICVWNANDGSLVHSLAGHTASTYVLDVHPFNPRIAMSAGYDGKTILWDIWEGIPIRVYDIGGRFKLVDGKFSQDGTSIVLSDDVGQIYLLNTGEGESQKDAKYDQFFLGDYRPLTQDTHGNVVDQETQLPPYRRNMQDPLCDSSMLPYPEPYQSMYQRRRLGALGIEWRPSSIKFAIGTDIGMGPEFHILPLADLDVVLEPLPDYVDAMYWEPENDGMNDDNDSEYNITEEYFSDEQTCPSDSKLSDSDCSEEKVRRNQKDNMRRSKRKKALLEVELMTSSGRRVKKRISDEQEGTSSRSKRYKKSKSGQKNSRRKSTKSKSLRPQRVAARNAIHNFSQIEASADEEDEDCSVGDLSDSESSMEGLAIQRRQRGDNLLNEQNICSTSERVSSDGSEDVVKPLKHPDSLVSVGSKKKLVVRFSLHRRTTPALSENNVGKLKSQGSVASSTLSGCEEKPEEDRVNPRSGDLGSSSAGVVDKEDYGIQLRDVEERTEVGNELGTSTSGRDANVSWGKFKIRMSNGTQLGDLVPMNVNAVRPNGCSLIEGEDKPSLSVLTPHPQLNHDSFNKQTFGIGEKDLPGSDLHGSNSLTVDTKHSLVPENNLRKKLTVKIKSKKFPGDSPSYLQGKTKSDATSGAAGESTSKRPSTVEEKPVFGVPMAGNAPDEPNCMPQFHVNGDEVYESDPNVSFHDQETGAESPDMATDSARRARSFRLKATSRDTSRSNRNLETGAEYLQPGTSRSAEKSSKKAIDHFPAEGSRHAGRSRSSRNKRENYYRGDKSSLIEKNMHRMPKKTNWLLLSEQEDGYRYIPQLGDEVVYLQQGHQDYLELSKTSQPGPWLRYGDKIGAVEVCLVEDLKYTTHSGSGESCCDIKLRFIDTSSRVVGQKFQLMLPELDDFPDFIVERTRYEAAMERSWTSRDKCLVWWRDESDQGGAWWEGRITAIKDKSSGFPGSPWERYLVKYKNDNTDFRRHSPWELHDPDMSWEQPNIDDERKEEILSSLTELMQKASKDKDRHGIIKLNEVAQKLDFMNRFPVPLSPDIIKSRVENNYYRSLKAMNHDIEVMLSNAESYFQKNTELLRKMKRLSSWFTQNILDL, encoded by the exons atggAGTTTAGGAAATACACTTGTTTTGGTGATGCACCTAATGTGGGCATGGGTACAGTAAATCTTCTGAATAAGTTACACACAAAGGCTCAAATGGAAGCTCATGAGGAACCTGCAGATTGTGCTTCCATGGATGTAGACCTTGACATCcgagaaatttattttttgatcatGCATTTTCTATCTGCTGGGCCATGCCAAAAGACATTTGGACAACTCTGGGTGGAGCTTTTAGAACACGACCTCTTACCCAGAAGATATCATGCTTGGTATTCAAGAAGTGGTTCAGTCTGCAGGGATGAAAATGATGATGGGAACTCCTTCCCTCTAAATTATGACAATTTGGCCGGAAG GTACTCTCACATTGAAAAGGATCACTTGGTCAAGCTGCTCAAACAGCTGATACTGACAACATCCCCTCCTTTACGGTGTATGGTGGGGAAAGTTGCTCCAGCTGCTGCTGATGTTCCTACACTACTTGGAACTGGGGCCTTTTCTTTGTTGTCAT GTGAGagaaataaagtaaataagcAAGCGAGGAATTTTCCATCTTACCTCCGGTGGCCTCATATGCAAGCTGATCAGGTTCGAGGGCTTAGCTTGAGAGAAATTGGAGGTGGCTTTTCCAAACACCATCGCTCTCCATCTATCCGCCTTGCATGTTATGCCATTGCTAAACCATCCACTATGGTGCTGAAGATGCAAAATATGAAGAAGTTAAGAGGACATAGGGATGCTGTGTATTGTG CAATATTTGATCGCTCTGGTCGCTATGTGATTACTGGTTCGGATGACCGTTTGGTAAAGATTTGGTCAATGGAAACTGCATTTTGCCTAGCTAGCTGCCGTGGGCATGAA GGCGACATTACAGATTTGTCTGTCAGTTCCAATAATGCTTTAGTGGCATCGGCATCAAATGACTTCACTATTCGAGTT TGGCGACTGCCAGATGGGTACCCTATTTCAGTTCTTCGTGGACATAGCGGAGCTGTTACTGCCATTGCCTTTAATCCCAGGGCGAATGCTATCTATCATCTCTTATC GTCGTCTGATGATGGAACGTGTCGGATTTGGGATGCTAGACACTCCCAGTGCCGTCCTCGTGTTTACCTCCCAAAGCCCACAGAGGCCGCTACTG GAATGAGCAGTGCTTTGCCTTCAGCTAGTGCATCATCAAGTGCTGCTTCACCATGCCACCAAATATTGTGTTGTGCATTCAATGCTAATGGAACTGTCTTTGTTACTGGGAGCTCTGATACTTTTGCAAGG GTTTGGAGTGCTTGTAAACCCAGTATAGAAGATCCTGACCAACCAAGTCATGAAATTGACATACTAGCTGGCCATGAGAATGATGTAAACTACGTTCAGTTCAG TGGCTGTGCTGTGGCTTCGCGATCTTCTCCATCTGATTCCTTTATTGAGGATAGCATTccgaaatttaaaaattcctG GTTTAATCATGACAACATTGTTACCTGTTCACGTGATGGCAGTGCAATTATTTGGGTACCTAGATCAAGGAGATATCAT GGTAAGGTTGGACGCTGGGTTCGGGCGTATCATCTTAAAGTTCCTCCTCCACCTATGCCGCCTCAACCCCCTAGAGGAGGTCCACGCCAGAGATTTCTTCCAACTCCTCGTGGTGTTAATATGATCATATGGAGCCTGGATAATCGTTTTGTGCTGGCTGCTATCATGG ATAACAGGATATGTGTTTGGAATGCTAATGATGGTAGCTTGGTGCACTCTTTGGCTGGTCATACAGCATCT ACCTATGTTTTGGATGTCCATCCTTTTAACCCAAGAATTGCTATGAGTGCTGGGTATGATGGGAAGACTATATTGTGGGAT ATATGGGAGGGTATTCCTATAAGAGTGTATGACATAGGCGGACGCTTTAAGCTGGTTGATGGGAAGTTTTCACA GGATGGCACATCAATAGTGCTTTCAGATGATGTAGGACAAATATATCTGCTAAACACAGGTGAAGGGGAGTCCCAGAAAGACGCCAAATATGATCAG TTCTTCCTTGGGGATTACCGCCCACTTACCCAGGATACTCATGGCAATGTGGTTGATCAG GAGACACAACTTCCACCATACAGGAGAAATATGCAAGATCCGTTGTGTGATTCAA GCATGCTTCCGTACCCAGAACCTTACCAGAGTATGTATCAGCGACGTCGACTTGGCGCTCTGGGAATTGAGTGGCGTCCTTCATCCATAAAATTTGCTATTGGCACAGATATTGGGATGGGCCCAGAGTTCCACATATTACCTTTGGCAGATTTGGATGTAGTACTTGAGCCACTCCCAGATTATGTGGATGCTATGTACTGGGAACCTGAAAATGATGGCATGAACGATGATAATGACTCAGAGTACAACATTACTGAAGAATATTTTAGTGATGAGCAAACTTGTCCTAGTGACAGCAAATTGAGTGATTCAGATTGTAGTGAAGAAAAGGTCAGACGAAATCAAAAAGATAATATGCGCCGgtcaaaaagaaagaaagcttTGCTAGAA GTTGAGTTGATGACTTCTTCGGGTAGACGTGTTAAGAAGAGAATTTCGGATGAACAAGAGGGGACCTCATCCAGAagtaaaagatataaaaaatcgAAAAGTGGTCAGAAGAACTCTAGAAGGAAGTCTACAAAATCAAAGTCATTGAGACCTCAGAGAGTTGCCGCACGTAATGCAATCCATAACTTTTCGCAGATAGAAGCTTCTGCAGacgaagaagatgaagattgCTCAGTAGGTGACTTGTCAGATAGTGAGTCATCCATGGAAGGTTTAGCCATTCAGAGAAGACAACGTGGTGACAACCTGCTGAATGAGCAAAATATATGTTCAACTTCTGAAAGGGTGTCTTCTGATGGGTCTGAAGATGTAGTCAAACCTCTTAAGCATCCTGATTCCCTGGTCAGTGTTGGAAGCAAGAAGAAATTGGTTGTGAGATTTTCACTTCATCGTCGCACAACACCTGCACTTTCTGAGAACAATGTAGGCAAATTGAAGAGTCAAGGGAGTGTTGCATCTTCAACTTTGAGTGGCTGCGAAGAAAAGCCGGAAGAAGACAGGGTTAATCCTAGATCAGGGGATCTAGGTTCATCTTCTGCAGGTGTGGTTGATAAGGAAGATTATGGAATTCAGCTCAGAGATGTTGAAGAACGAACAGAAGTTGGCAATGAGTTGGGGACATCCACAAGTGGCCGTGATGCCAATGTGAGTTGGGGGAAGTTCAAAATACGCATGTCAAATGGCACACAGTTGGGAGATCTCGTGCCAATGAATGTGAATGCTGTAAGACCTAATGGATGCTCGCTGATAGAAGGTGAAGATAAGCCTTCATTATCTGTCCTAACTCCTCATCCGCAGTTGAACCATGATTCTTTTAACAAGCAAACTTTTGGGATTGGGGAAAAAGACTTACCTGGTTCTGATCTTCATGGATCTAATAGCCTTACTGTTGACACAAAACACTCTCTCGTACCAGAGAACAATTTGAGAAAGAAGTTaactgtaaaaataaaatcaaagaaatttccAGGGGACTCTCCTTCCTATCTTCAAGGCAAGACCAAGTCAGATGCCACCTCAGGTGCTGCAGGTGAGTCAACATCTAAAAGGCCTTCTACTGTTGAGGAAAAACCAGTTTTTGGAGTGCCAATGGCAGGCAATGCTCCAGATGAACCAAATTGTATGCCTCAATTCCATGTCAATGGTGATGAAGTTTATGAAAGTGACCCAAATGTCAGCTTCCATGACCAAGAGACAGGAGCAGAATCACCTGACATGGCCACTGATTCAGCTCGTAGAGCCAGATCCTTTAGGTTGAAGGCTACATCACGGGACACTAGTCGTTCAAACCGTAACTTGGAGACGGGTGCTGAATATCTACAACCAGGTACATCAAGAAGTGCAGAGAAGTCCTCCAAGAAAGCCATTGATCATTTCCCAGCAGAGGGATCCAGACATGCTGGAAGATCTAGGTCTTCTAGGAACAAGAGAGAAAATTACTATAGGGGAGACAAGAGTTCtttgattgaaaaaaacaTGCACCGTAtgccaaaaaaaacaaattggcTATTGTTGTCAGAGCAGGAGGATGGATATCGTTACATCCCTCAGCTAGGAGATGAAGTTGTGTACTTGCAACAG GGCCATCAGGACTACTTAGAGTTGAGTAAGACATCTCAACCTGGTCCTTGGCTAAGGTATGGAGATAAGATTGGAGCTGTTGAAGTTTGTTTGGTTGAAGACCTCAAGTATACCACCCATTCTGGTTCTGGAGAGAGCTGTTGTGACATCAAACTTAGATTCATAGATACTTCTTCTCGTGTAGTCGGCCAAAAGTTTCAACTGATGCTGCCTGAGCTGGATGACTTCCCGGATTTTATTGTTGAAAGAACACGGTACGAAGCAGCTATGGAGAGAAGCTGGACAAGTAGGGATAAATGCCTGGTGTGGTGGAGAGATGAGAGTGATCAAGGTGGTGCTTGGTGGGAGGGCCGCATTACTGCCATCAAAGACAAATCTAGTGGTTTCCCCGGAAGTCCATGGGAAAGATATCTTGTCAAATACAAGAATGACAATACTGATTTCCGTCGTCACTCTCCTTGGGAACTGCATGATCCGGACATGTCATGGGAGCAACCCAACATTGATGATGAAAGGAAAGAGGAGATCCTAAGTTCTTTAACTGAATTGATGCAGAAAGCCAGTAAAGATAAG GATAGGCACGGTATCATAAAACTGAATGAAGTCGCACAGAAACTGGATTTCATGAACAG GTTTCCTGTTCCATTATCTCCGGACATAATCAAGTCAAGGGtagaaaacaattattatagaAGCCTGAAGGCTATGAACCATGACATTGAGGTAATGCTATCAAATGCCGAATCTTACTTTCAGAAAAATACAGAGCTTTTGCGAAAGATGAAGCGCCTGTCAAGCTGGTTCACTCAGAACATTTTAGACTTGTAG